The DNA segment ATTTCTCCCCATTCCACTTCATTAAAGAAACTATTCAGCATTTTCCCTAACATAGGACCACGCCAAATAATTGGGGCATTATCTTCCACAAAGAATCCCATCGAAATGACTTGAACACCAAGGCGTTCTACAGGGATAATTTTTTCTCCCCTTACAACCGGTCTTTTTGTAATTCCCATCATATCAGGTACACTGAACCCATAAATATCAGCATCAATAAGACCCACTTTTTTGCCTAGACGAGCTAAAGCTACAGCTAGGTTTACTGATACAGTCGATTTCCCTACTCCACCCTTACCACTGGCAATGGCAATAAAAGTCGTATTATTTGAATGAAGCAGATTTTTTTCTTTTTCTGGTTCTTTATTGCGATGCTGCGCTAATACTTCTTCAGGTAGTTGATTGAAACGTATTCCAACAGTTGCTGCTCCTGCTTCTTTTAAAAGATTGACAATTTGTGTTTGCAACTGTAACTGTTCAGACGTCCCTGTTCTTGCAATGGCTATTTTCACGCTAACGTGATTTTTCTCTTCTTTTATTTTAATTTCTTCAATTGCATGTAATTCAGCTAATGTTTTATGTAAAAATGGCTCTTTAAGGCTGCCAAGAACCTCCTGGATCTTTACCTCTGTTAACATGAAAAGCACCTCACCTTATGAATTCGTTTCCATCTTTCAGTATACCATAATCATGTCAGGATACAGTTAAATGAATCACACGTACTACCCATTAAAACACAGAAAAGTATATAAACAAAAAAAAGGGATGGAAGAATCCCCCATCATCCTTCATCAATTTCTTTAATTTCTTTTTCATTAGTAAAATAACGCATAATTCCTTTATAAATAGAAATCGCTACTTTTTCCTGATAGGAATCCTTTTTTAACATCGCTTTTTCACCAGGATTTGAAAGAAAGCCGACCTCCACTAGTGCTCCAGGTTTTTTTGCATTTTTTAAAATATATACTTGGTTCAAAGGTTTTGCTTTTCGGTTTGTATTTTCTAAATTCTTGCGTAGCTCTTCTTGAATAAATTTAGCTGCCCTTGCATTCTCTTGATGATGTGGTGCATAGAAGGTTTGAGCTCCGCTCCATCTGGAGGACGGTATGGCATTTAAATGGATACTTACAAAGAGATCATTATCAGTTTTATTAATCATCTTTAATCTTTTTTTCAAGTCTTCCACTTTTCTTCTACTATACCCTTTTGTATCAGAATCGGCTAAATCAGTATCCGTTTCCCGCGTCATAATAACGAGGGCTCCTTGCTGTTGGAGATAATCCCTTACTTTTAAGGTGATTTCTAATGCTATGTCCTTTTCAAGGGTTTTCCCTGTTCCTGCTCCACCATCCGGGCCTCCATGGCCTGCATCTAACAAAATAATTTTACCCGACAACGGAAGATTCCACGTATTCCACGAATCGTCCTCTATAAAGTCATGTTGTAAAATGAGAAACAAAACAAGCAAACCTGCAATAAAACTTATGATTTTTATTCTTCGCTTCGACACCCAAATCATCCTTCCCGCTCGTCCCTGTTCAATAAACTATATGGGACAAGAGGGAAAAATAGAACAGAAGAAAGCGTTAAGCAGAAGTGCACTTTATGCTCTTTGCACCCCTGCCACTATCAAATGTTCCATTTTAATGAAGGCGGAGTTTATGACGCCTTTGACCCTTTTCAAACCCTTCTCTCCACCAAACATGTATATACTGTTCACACAGATAATAAAGCGATTCACTCATCG comes from the Neobacillus sp. PS2-9 genome and includes:
- a CDS encoding Mrp/NBP35 family ATP-binding protein, yielding MLTEVKIQEVLGSLKEPFLHKTLAELHAIEEIKIKEEKNHVSVKIAIARTGTSEQLQLQTQIVNLLKEAGAATVGIRFNQLPEEVLAQHRNKEPEKEKNLLHSNNTTFIAIASGKGGVGKSTVSVNLAVALARLGKKVGLIDADIYGFSVPDMMGITKRPVVRGEKIIPVERLGVQVISMGFFVEDNAPIIWRGPMLGKMLNSFFNEVEWGEIDYLLLDLPPGTGDVALDVHTMLPACKEIIVTTPHPTAAFVAARAGAMAIRTEHEVLGVIENMAYFESKLTGEKEYVFGQGGGDKLADELNTEVLGRLPLNQPDWNDADFAPSVYQEDHQIGKIYLEIAEKVTNLLKK
- the cwlD gene encoding N-acetylmuramoyl-L-alanine amidase CwlD, with amino-acid sequence MSKRRIKIISFIAGLLVLFLILQHDFIEDDSWNTWNLPLSGKIILLDAGHGGPDGGAGTGKTLEKDIALEITLKVRDYLQQQGALVIMTRETDTDLADSDTKGYSRRKVEDLKKRLKMINKTDNDLFVSIHLNAIPSSRWSGAQTFYAPHHQENARAAKFIQEELRKNLENTNRKAKPLNQVYILKNAKKPGALVEVGFLSNPGEKAMLKKDSYQEKVAISIYKGIMRYFTNEKEIKEIDEG